In the genome of Limanda limanda chromosome 15, fLimLim1.1, whole genome shotgun sequence, one region contains:
- the plekha3 gene encoding pleckstrin homology domain-containing family A member 3 — translation MEGILHKWTNYMTGWQPRWFVLEDGDISYYDSEDDVGKGSKGSIKMSMCEIKVHSTDSTRLELIIPGEQHFYVRAVNAAERQRWLVALGSSKAGTLDTHKHRGPDCLKTKMSELRLYCDLLVQQVQTIQSQHSTDTETTDTSEASLLSATCATFIRTLEECMTLANQSLIPDLRPPEKMKRSISHPGTYSFDRSGVQKEYVSGGQRSTQRRNRTFSDSSVYDAERFLSSPNGDPASIPEERGGSTSPKNTATDTDTDLSI, via the exons ATGGAGGGGATCCTGCACAAATGGACGAACTACATGAcag GCTGGCAGCCCCGCTGGTTCGTCCTGGAGGACGGAGACATCTCCTACTACGACAGCGAGGACGACGTTGGCAAAGGAAGCAAAGGATCCATCAAGATGTCCATGTGTGAGATTAAAG TTCATTCAACAGACTCCACCCGTCTGGAGTTGATCATCCCCGGCGAGCAGCATTTCTACGTCAGAGCAGTGAacgctgcagagagacaaagatGGCTGGTGGCGTTGGGTTCGTCTAAAGCTGGAACACTggacactcacaaacacagag GTCCCGACTGTCTGAAGACGAAGATGTCTGAGCTGCGTCTGTACTGCGACCTGCTCGTCCAGCAAGTCCAGACCAtccaatcacagcacagcaccgacacagagaccacagacaCTTCTGAG gcGTCTCTTCTCAGTGCGACCTGTGCTACGTTCATCAGGACCCTGGAGGAGTGTATGACCCTGGCCAACCAGAGTTTGATCCCTGACCTCCGACCTCCTGAAAAG atgaaGAGGTCGATCAGTCACCCTGGAACCTACAGCTTCGACAG GTCAGGTGTGCAGAAGGAGTATGTGagtggaggtcaaaggtcaacgcaGCGCAGGAACCGGACTTTCTCCGACAGCTCTGTTTACGATGCTGAAC GTTTCCTGTCGAGTCCTAACGGCGACCCGGCCTCCATTCCTGAGGAGCGAGGAGGCAGCACGAGCCCGAAGAACACAGCCACCGACACAGACACTGACTTATCCATCTGA